One genomic region from Cydia amplana chromosome Z, ilCydAmpl1.1, whole genome shotgun sequence encodes:
- the LOC134660627 gene encoding JNK-interacting protein 1, whose product MADSEFEEFRRVFDRIPQHTKAPTPFYSLVPNVGLEDDSPSSKSDGTPEDDRGCVADNDSISALPPGTASPGPPPEPPEAQRSPRHQTFVNGERRRRKLPEIPKNRKSTILTCGQPASLADELGALAGPLIRPGCQGRPLLVLKCGYLLDEDSSPDSERLQSLGDVDSGHSTAHSPIDTGPKSLSPTPLQQNETNISVSPSSSCSISGINFAGNMTTVPHSQLEMLEATHRGLHKFNPRHHDEIEVEIGDPIYVQKEAEDLWCEGVNLRTGQQGIFPSAYAVDMDYNDFDPANAKVKRERYLLGYMGSVETLAHKGTGVVCQAVKKIVGESSGEPRAQPCILEVSDQGLRMVDRSKPERGRNAPCIDYFYSLKNVSFCAFHPRDHRYLGFITKHPTLQRFACHVFRGQESTRPVAEAVGRAFQRFYQKFIETAYPIEDIYIE is encoded by the exons ATGGCCGACAGCGAGTTTGAAGAATTTCGGAGAGTTTTCGACAGAATACCACAACATACAAAGGCTCCAACGCCGTTTTATTC TTTAGTGCCAAATGTGGGTTTGGAAGACGATTCCCCGTCATCGAAAAGTGATGGCACGCCGGAGGACGACCGAGGCTGCGTAGCCGACAATGACTCCATATCGGCGCTCCCTCCCGGGACAGCGTCCCCGGGACCTCCACCGGAGCCCCCCGAGGCGCAGCGCAGCCCACGTCATCAGACCTTCGTCAACGGCGAACGGCGCAGGCGAAAACTCCCCGAAATACCAAAAAACAGAAAAT CAACCATATTGACATGTGGCCAACCGGCGTCGCTTGCCGACGAGCTCGGAGCCCTGGCTGGTCCCCTTATCCGACCAGGTTGCCAGGGCCGCCCGCTGCTGGTGCTCAAATGCGGATACTTGCTCGACGAGGACTCGAGCCCGGACTCAGAGCGGCTGCAGAGCCTGGGCGATGTCGACAGCGGCCACAGCACTGCACACTCACCTATAGACACTGGCCCCAAAAGTTTATCTCCGACACCCCTACAACAGAATG aaacgAACATTTCGGTTTCACCATCATCCAGCTGTAGCATCAGCGGCATCAATTTCGCTGGTAACATGACCACGGTGCCCCACAGTCAACTGGAAATGCTAGAAGCGACACATAGAGGCCTACATAAGTTCAATCCGCGACATCACGATGAAATAGAAGTGGAGATAGGTGACCCCATTTATGTACAGAAAGAAGCTGAGGATTTATGGTGTGAAG GAGTAAATTTGAGAACAGGGCAGCAAGGAATATTCCCATCAGCCTACGCAGTAGATATGGACTACAATGACTTTGATCCAGCAAATGCCAAAGTAAAAAGAGAGCGATATTTATTAGG GTATATGGGATCTGTGGAGACGCTAGCTCATAAAGGGACAGGGGTCGTCTGTCAAGCTGTTAAAAAAATTGTGGGAGAAAGCAGCGGCGAACCGAGAGCGCAGCCATGCATTCTAGAAGTTTCTGACCAAGGCCTACGAATGGTTGACCGATCAAAACCAGAG AGAGGTCGAAACGCCCCATGCATCGACTACTTCTACTCATTGAAGAACGTGTCGTTCTGCGCCTTCCACCCACGCGACCACCGGTACCTCGGCTTCATCACCAAGCACCCCACGCTGCAGCGCTTCGCCTGCCACGTGTTCAGGGGCCAAGAGTCCACCAGGCCAGTCGCTGAGGCCGTAGG GCGAGCGTTCCAGAGGTTTTATCAAAAGTTTATAGAAACGGCATATCCAATCGAGGATATTTACATAGAGTGA